The Halioglobus maricola genome segment ACCTGGGCCAGAAAACCATCAAGTTTGAAGAAATAGCGGGGAAGGGCGCCAAGCAGCTCACCTTCAACCAGATCAAGGTGGAGGAAGCGGGGCCTTATGCGGCTGAAGACGCCGACATTACCCTGCGCTTGCATCAGGCCCTGTGGCCGAAACTCGAAGAGCAGGAGAGCCTGGTGCCTGTCTTCAGGGAGATTGAGCTCCCGCTGGTGCCGGTACTATCACGCATTGAGCGGCAGGGCGCGCTACTCTCCAGCGAGATGTTGCACCAACAGAGCAGCGAGTTGGGTGCGAGGCTCGAAGAGCTGAAAACCGAGGCCTACGGCCTGGCAGGCCAGGAGTTCAATCTGGGTTCCCCCAAACAATTGGGTGAGATTCTCTTTGAGAAGCTGGAACTACCAGTGATCAAGAAAACCCCCAAGGGCGCACCTTCCACTGCGGAGGATGTGCTGGTGGAGCTGGCTCTTGATTACCCGCTGCCCAAATTGCTGTTGGAATACCGTAGCCTGAGCAAACTCAAATCTACCTACACCGACAAGCTGCCTGAGATGGTGGACCCGGGTACTGGTCGGGTGCATACCTCCTATCATCAGGCGGTAGCCGCCACCGGGCGACTTTCGTCATCCGACCCCAACCTGCAGAACATACCCATCCGTACAGAGGAGGGCAGGCGTATTCGCCAGGCCTTCATTGCACCTGCGGGCTATAAAGTGGTGGCGGCGGATTATTCCCAGATCGAGCTGCGCATCATGGCGCATCTGTCCGATGATCCCGGGCTGCTTAAGGCGTTCCAGGAAGGCCAGGATGTGCATAAGGCCACGGCCTCAGAGGTATTTGAAGTGGGGCTGGATGAGGTGTCCGGCGATCAGCGGCGCAAGGCCAAGGCTATCAATTTCGGTCTGATTTACGGCATGTCTGCGTTCGGCCTGGCCAAGCAGCTTCATCTCGGCCGCAACGAGGCACAGCAATACATCGACCGCTACTTCGAGCGCTATCCGGGGGTGGCGGATTACATGGACCGCACCCGTGAGCTGGCCCGGGAGCAGGGCTATGTTGAAACCCTGTTCGGCCGACGTCTCTACCTCCCCGAAATCAATGCCCGCAACAAGATGCGCGCCCAGGCGGCAGAACGCACGGCGATTAACGCGCCGATGCAGGGTAGCGCCGCAGATATCATCAAGAAAGCCATGCTGTCAGTGGACAGCTGGTTGGAGCAGGGCAGTGTCGATGCACGCATGATTATGCAGGTGCACGATGAACTGGTGCTGGAAGTTGCGAACGAGCAGGTCGACAGCGTTTGCGAGGAGTTGTGCCAGCGGATGTCCGATGCGGCCTCCCTATCCGTGCCCCTGTTGGTTGAAGCCGGGGTAGGGGACAACTGGGACGAGGCGCACTAGTCGCATTCGCCGGGCCAGTTGGCCGCTGAGTTTGAGCGCGGCGGGGGTGTGTACTCCCGTTCCCAGCGCTTCGGTTCTACCCGGTAATAGCGCTGTAGTTCTGCATAGAGGTCTGGCCGGACCCGTTCCAGGGCTGAGGGTCGCTCATAGAATGCTTCTGTTGCCACAGCGAAGAATTCCGCAGGATTGGTGCTGCCATAGCTATCCAACACCGTTGGCAGGCCGCGGGCTGAGCGCGCCCGCAGATCGTCATAGTTATCGCTGAAAACCTGGGCCCAGGTGTCGTGGTTGCTACCGCCCAGTGGCGGGGCGCCGTTCGTGGCTCCGGACAGCCCGTCCAGTTGGTGAGCGAACTCGTGCAGAACCACGTTGTGGCCGTCGTGAAAATCCCTACCGCCTCGGGTAACGTCGTCCCAGGAAAGAATGACCTTGCCATTGCTCCAGGATTCGCCGAGCAGCTGGTGCCCCGCGTAGCTGACGGTGCCGTCCTCGTCCCGCACCTCACGCTCGGCGATAAAAGCAGTGGGGTAGACCAGCACTGACATCAGTCCGGGATATATCTGCCAGCCTCGCCCCAGCAGCAACAAGCAGGCCTGGCCCGCAATGGTGATGCGAATTTCATCGGTCAGGTCCAGGCCATCACAGCCATAGAATTCCTTCTCGGCTAAAAAAAGCTGTATCAGCTGCTCCAGGCGGACACGTTCGCTGGCCTCAAGTTGCTGATATACGGGAACATTTTTTTCAAGAATACCGCGCCAGGCCGGACTGAAGGGGCGTCGGCGGATCAGTTTGTCGCGCCAGAATGTCTGATACAGGAACAGAGCGAAGCCGGCGGCGACGATGAGCAGAAATATAACAGTTGCCATGAGATGGAAAAATTCTCGAAATGTTGTGAACTCTTACCAATGTGCCCGGTCTTAATTTACGTAGCAACTGCTACATCCCTATGGAGGGTTTTCCCCAAGACTCTCTACGAGCAAGTCTCTTTCCCCAGAGACGCTAGGTAGCCCGGTAACCTCTTCCCCTGGAGGTACCGGGTTTTTTTATGGAGCGGACGCGGCCGAAAAGGTGGCCTACACGGACTCTATTTCGTCCTCATCAAAAACACTCATATCGGTGAGCCAGTGGTCCAGAACCGCTCGCAACTGATCGTGCCCGCTGTGTTTGAGTGCTGAAAACAGCTGCACGCTCACCAAGTCCTCGTGTTCCTTCAGCGCCTTGCGGACGGACAACAGGCTGTTGTTGGCGGGGCCCTTTTTGAGCTTGTCCGCCTTGGTTAGCAAGATGTGCACGGGCATATGTGCTGCCAGCGCCCAGTCGAGCATCTGTTGGTCGAATGGTTGCAGAGGGTGGCGGACATCCATCAGCAGGATCATGCCTCGCAGTGCCTGCCGTTTGGCCAGATAGTTCTCCAGTTGTCGCGTCCACTCTTTCTTGACCGCGACCGGAACCTTGGCAAAGCCGTAGCCGGGCAGGTCTACCAGGCGCTGGTTCGGTGTCAGTTCGAAAAAGTTGATGAGCTGCGTGCGGCCGGGGGTCTTGGAGGTTTTTGCTAGTTTTTTATTATTCGTTAAACTATTGATTGCACTCGATTTTCCGGCGTTTGAGCGTCCGGCAAAGGCCACTTCCCAGCCTTCGTCCTCAGGGCACTGATGCAACTTCGCCGCACTGGTCAGGAACTGGGCCTGGCGGTAGTCGGGGGCCTCCGGAGCGGCGATTTGATCCGGGTCAGTCATTGTGCGGTATGGCCTTTGTCGGTGTGGGTATCTCGTATATAATGCCACAGCTTTTTTCGCATGTTATCAAAAGCTTGCGGTGCGAGCTTAGCACCGGAACCAAATACGAGGTATCTCATGAAGAAGTTTTTTGCCGCCGCCCTGATGGTCTGTGCCGCC includes the following:
- a CDS encoding zinc-dependent peptidase, with amino-acid sequence MATVIFLLIVAAGFALFLYQTFWRDKLIRRRPFSPAWRGILEKNVPVYQQLEASERVRLEQLIQLFLAEKEFYGCDGLDLTDEIRITIAGQACLLLLGRGWQIYPGLMSVLVYPTAFIAEREVRDEDGTVSYAGHQLLGESWSNGKVILSWDDVTRGGRDFHDGHNVVLHEFAHQLDGLSGATNGAPPLGGSNHDTWAQVFSDNYDDLRARSARGLPTVLDSYGSTNPAEFFAVATEAFYERPSALERVRPDLYAELQRYYRVEPKRWEREYTPPPRSNSAANWPGECD
- the polA gene encoding DNA polymerase I, which codes for MDKAAPIVLVDGSSYVFRAFHALPMLTTSDGLNTGAVRGVISMMRRLLADYPDSPVVAIFDAKGKTFRNDMYSEYKANRPPMPDELREQIEPIHAVVKAMGLPFLCVEGVEADDVIGTLARRASEQGRDVVISTGDKDMAQLVNKHVSLVNTMTETVMDEEGVEKKFGIPPSLIIDFLALMGDKVDNIPGVPGVGEKTALGLLQGLGSLESIYESLDKVAELSFRGAKTMGAKLEAQKDMAFLSYELATIKTDVALEYAPGDLINGEQDRETLVEWFTKLEFRGWLDELLGEGEAPAPVAEAIDTEYVVVTEQADFDAWMDQLRSAELFAFDTETTSLDYMEARIVGVSFAVEAGKAAYVPLAHDYLGAPEQLDRDAILSALKPLLEDPQVAKVGQNLKYDANVLVNHDISLRGIAYDTMLESYVLDSTATRHDMDSLALKYLGQKTIKFEEIAGKGAKQLTFNQIKVEEAGPYAAEDADITLRLHQALWPKLEEQESLVPVFREIELPLVPVLSRIERQGALLSSEMLHQQSSELGARLEELKTEAYGLAGQEFNLGSPKQLGEILFEKLELPVIKKTPKGAPSTAEDVLVELALDYPLPKLLLEYRSLSKLKSTYTDKLPEMVDPGTGRVHTSYHQAVAATGRLSSSDPNLQNIPIRTEEGRRIRQAFIAPAGYKVVAADYSQIELRIMAHLSDDPGLLKAFQEGQDVHKATASEVFEVGLDEVSGDQRRKAKAINFGLIYGMSAFGLAKQLHLGRNEAQQYIDRYFERYPGVADYMDRTRELAREQGYVETLFGRRLYLPEINARNKMRAQAAERTAINAPMQGSAADIIKKAMLSVDSWLEQGSVDARMIMQVHDELVLEVANEQVDSVCEELCQRMSDAASLSVPLLVEAGVGDNWDEAH
- the yihA gene encoding ribosome biogenesis GTP-binding protein YihA/YsxC, which translates into the protein MTDPDQIAAPEAPDYRQAQFLTSAAKLHQCPEDEGWEVAFAGRSNAGKSSAINSLTNNKKLAKTSKTPGRTQLINFFELTPNQRLVDLPGYGFAKVPVAVKKEWTRQLENYLAKRQALRGMILLMDVRHPLQPFDQQMLDWALAAHMPVHILLTKADKLKKGPANNSLLSVRKALKEHEDLVSVQLFSALKHSGHDQLRAVLDHWLTDMSVFDEDEIESV